One segment of Pseudophryne corroboree isolate aPseCor3 chromosome 10, aPseCor3.hap2, whole genome shotgun sequence DNA contains the following:
- the LOC134966865 gene encoding IgGFc-binding protein-like codes for MKMYMYNINMILFVGSTDQVTSLGRKFITHFLQNQNSTEIPQREVLVTGTLPNTTVSIIINKYNFSKVVKVGKGETVRIPITIEKELKGTTKCPHPVVITADADVTVMSSNYRNNSGDVSLIYPVHQLGYEYYIITPQKGPEDQYNEFLVISSENQTTVDIYLKGSVNYNGTQYLKGDKMTIKLEPFQAIQIQSKDDLSGTKVDSNLPAVVIAGHMCAENNLGCSHVYEQLRPVGSWGTMFFIPDLSFQTKYDIVLVMASQKTSIQYQSGEKIHLKHVSAGELIQIHVTISLPLSIYSTSLLQVLLYGTGGTLNGKPFGSFLTVIPGTNLFGLSYELIGQEKFNTNLAVIITYTFGVPGITFDETFPKDIQWKQFPGSFFSWAEYNYGSGISSHMVRHSTVPFGLLSIGYSMNMAYGSTAPCIKSK; via the coding sequence ATGAAGATGTACATGTATAATATAAATATGATTTTATTTGTAGGATCTACAGATCAAGTTACTTCTCTTGGAAGAAAGTTTATCACTCACTTTCTACAGAATCAGAACTCTACCGAAATTCCTCAACGAGAAGTTCTGGTGACTGGCACTTTGCCTAACACCACTGTTTCTATAATTATCAACAAATATAATTTTAGTAAAGTTGTGAAGGTTGGGAAAGGGGAAACTGTAAGAATTCCTATCACAATAGAAAAGGAGCTGAAAGGAACAACAAAGTGCCCACATCCTGTGGTTATTACAGCTGATGCAGATGTCACTGTGATGTCTAGTAATTATAGAAACAATAGTGGTGATGTGAGTTTAATTTACCCAGTACATCAGCTTGGATATGAATATTATATAATTACACCTCAGAAGGGACCAGAAGATCAATATAATGAATTCCTTGTGATTTCATCTGAAAATCAAACAACTGTGGACATCTATCTAAAGGGCTCTGTAAATTATAATGGGACACAGTACTTAAAAGGTGACAAGATGACAATTAAGCTTGAACCATTCCAAGCTATCCAAATTCAAAGTAAAGATGATCTCTCTGGCACTAAGGTGGATTCTAATTTACCTGCTGTTGTCATAGCTGGACACATGTGTGCTGAAAATAACTTAGGGTGTTCCCATGTCTATGAGCAGCTCAGACCTGTTGGAAGTTGGGGAACCATGTTCTTTATCCCAGACTTGTCCTTCCAGACTAAGTATGACATTGTGCTTGTTATGGCTTCTCAAAAAACATCCATTCAATACCAATCTGGTGAAAAAATACACTTGAAACATGTGTCAGCTGGAGAATTGATTCAGATTCATGTCACTATTTCTTTACCACTGTCCATTTACAGCACAAGTCTACTTCAAGTATTGCTCTATGGCACTGGTGGGACACTTAATGGCAAACCGTTTGGTTCATTCCTAACTGTCATACCTGGTACTAATTTATTTGGCCTCTCATATGAACTCATTGGTCAAGAAAAGTTTAATACTAATTTGGCAGTTATTATAACCTATACCTTTGGTGTTCCTGGTATTACATTTGATGAGACATTTCCAAAAGACATTCAGTGGAAACAATTCCCTGGATCTTTTTTTTCCTGGGCAGAATATAACTACGGTAGTGGCATCAGCTCTCATATGGTTCGGCACTCTACAGTACCGTTTGGACTTCTCAGCATTGGCTATTCGATGAACATGGCTTATGGATCCACTGCACCCTGCATTAaaagtaaataa